Proteins encoded by one window of Rutidosis leptorrhynchoides isolate AG116_Rl617_1_P2 chromosome 7, CSIRO_AGI_Rlap_v1, whole genome shotgun sequence:
- the LOC139859459 gene encoding uncharacterized protein: MGEPARGQSMETLMKATRAGNRHAITQPAVDKDFKVKGQILNMITHQYQFRGTPKEDAFEHLRNFKSICILFKIAQVTNTIIYLRVFPWSLKDDAKDWLESLPEGEIDSWTVMEDRFLQLFFPASKAAKLQSDINHFVQKSNETLYDAWTRFGKML, encoded by the coding sequence ATGGGTGAACCAGCGAGAGGTCAATCCATGGAAACTTTGATGAAAGCCACGAGGGCTGGTAATAGACATGCAATTACCCAACCAGCAGTCGATAAAGATTTTAAGGTTAAAGGGCAGATTTTAAATATGATCACTCACCAGTACCAGTTCAGGGGTAcgccgaaagaggatgcattcgagcatcttcgaaACTTCAAAAGCATCTGTATTTTGTTCAAGATTGCCCAAGTTACAAATACTATTATCTATTTGAGGGTCTTTCCTTGGTCTTTAAAAGACGATGCTAAGGACTGGCTAGAATCATTGCCCGAGGGTGAAATTGACAGTTGGACGGTTATGGAAGACAGATTTTTGCAGCTTTTCTTTCCAGCTTCTAAGGCTGCTAAATTACagagtgacataaatcactttgtaCAGAAGTCAAATGAaacactttatgatgcttggacacggtTTGGTAAAATGCTTTAA